The segment TTCTCGACATCGAACTGGCCGGTAACCGCATCATCACCGTCCTGCTCGACAAGCTCATCGATGCCGTGCTCAACCCCGAAAAAGCCTATTCACAACTGCTGCTCAACAAAGTGCCCGGCCAGTATGAGATGCAGAGCGACGACACCTTCACCCGCATACAGGCTGTCATCGACTACATCTCGGGCATGACCGACGTCTATGCCCTCGACCTCTATCGCAAAATCAACGGCATGAGCCTGCCAGCCTTATAATCACTCATCGTGCTATGAACATACGAATCAGACTTTTCCTTTTCCTGATATTATTCACCTGCGGAATGGCGCCGGCCGCCGAATACCGGGTTGAAACCGTTCCCAACGTGCAAATAAGCGACGCCCGGCGGTTCGTCTCCAACCCCGACGGCATACTCGGGCCACAGGCCGAAAGCCTCATCAACACCCGTCTCGACTCGCTCCGCCGCCGCACCACGGCCGAGACGGCAGTCGTCGTAGTCGAATCGATTGGCGACCAAGACCTCGAATCGTTCTCCAACGAACTGTTCAGCCGCTGGGGCATCGGACAGAAAGAAAACGACAACGGCCTGCTGGTGCTCTTCGTCCTCGACCAACGCAAGATACGCTTCGAAGTGGGCTACGGCCTCGAAGGCATCTTGCCCGATGCCTTGTGCAAGCGCATACAAACGCAGGAGATGCTGCCGGCATTCCGCCAAGGAGACTACGACCTGGGTATGGTGCAGGGTATAACCCGCATCTGCGACATCATCGAAGCCCCCGACCACCAAGACGAGGTATATGCCGCCACAACTCGCGAAGAGGGCGACTGGTTTGTCCTCATCGAGATGTACCTCGGGCTGTCGCTGCTCTTCTCGGTCGTCATACTGCTCATGCTGCGCACGCCATTGCAGGAGAAAAAACCGCCTGTACGCTATCGGGCACTCGAAAACCAACTCCCCACACTAAAAATCATGGCGGTGATTTTCCCGCTCTTCAACCTGTTCACCTACCTGTTTATCCGACGAAGCATGCACCGATTGCGCAACGCCGAACGTAAATGCGAGAACTGCGGGCACCCCATGCACAAGCTCAACGAAGAGGAAGACAACCAGTTCCTCACCGCGAAGGAGAATGCCGAGGAAATCGTCCGCTCGGTCGACTACGACGTGTGGCTGTGCAACCACTGCGGTGCCACCGAGGTCTATGCCTTCCCCAACAAAGAGTCGCACTATGCCGAGTGCCCACGCTGCCACGCTCACACCTACGCCCTCGAAAGCGACCGCATCATCACACCGGCCACCCCCTTCCAAAGCGGGCTCGGAGAGAAACGCTATCGTTGCCGGCACTGCCACTTCGAAAATGTCGTTCCCTACACGCTCCCCATCATCATCACCCCCATCATCGGCGGAGGCGGCCGCGGTGGAGGATTCGGCGGCGGCCATTTCGGCGGAGGATTTGGTGGAGGCCTCTCCGGCGGAGGCGGTTCGACATCGAGCTGGTAAACCTTTAAAATTCCAAATCATTACTTTGAAAATTCTTTCCCGAAAGATTTAAAACAAAAACTTGGGAAGAAAGAAAATATTATCATAACTTCGTCCTCTCCAAAAAAAAAGATTTTTTCATCACACAACCATGACATCACATACAACCTCAGTAGGCGAAAAAATACGCCACTTCCGGGAAGAAGAAAAAATGTCCCAAGAAGAGCTGGCCCGCCAAGCGGGCATCAGCCAAGAACAACTGGCCCAAATCGAAGAAAACACCGACCTGCCGGCACTGTCGATTCTGTTGAAAATCGCGCGGGCATTAGGCACCCGGCTGGGTACGTTCCTCGACGACCAAGACGATTTGGGACCGGCCGTGTCGAACATCAACAGTGCCGACGTGAGTTTCTCGACCAACTCGACCCGCACCCCTTCGCACATGCACTACCACTCCTTGGCCCACAACAAGGCCAACCGGCACATGGAACCTTTCTCCATCGAAATATCCCCCATCGAGAAAGACGAGCATGAACTCTCGTCACACGAAGGCGAAGAGTTCATCATCGTGACCGAAGGCTGCGTCGAAATCACCTACGGCAACAAAAACTACGTCCTCAACGCCGGTGAAAGCATCTACTACGACTCCATCGTCCCGCACCACGTCCACGCACACGGCGGTCGTCCCGCCAAAATACTGGCCGTGGTATATGTACCGGCATAACCCCCAAAATCACCCTCATCATGCAATTGTTTGAAAAGACTTTGGGCGAATGGCTCGAATACTGGGCCGAAAGAACTCCCGACAAAGAATTTATCGTCTATTCCGACCGGAACCTGCGATTTACCTACCGGCAATTCAACAAGCGGGTCAATGAACTGGCCAAAGGACTGCTCTCCATCGGCGTGACCACCGGGTCGCATGTCGGCATCTGGGCCACCAACGTACCCGACTGGCTCACCTTCCTCTTTGCCTCGGCCAAGATAGGCGCCGTACTGGTCACGGTCAACACCAATTACAAGCAACACGAGTTGGAGTACCTCACCGACAATGCCGACCTGCACACGCTCTGCATTTCAAGCGGCACGTTCGACAGCGACTACATCGACATGACCTACACCATGCTGCCCGAGTTGCGCACCTCGCAACGCGGCAACCTGCGCAGCGAACGGTTCCCCTGTATCAAGAACGTCATCTACATCGGACAGGAAAAGCACCGCGGCATGTACAACACCGCCGAACTGCTCCTGCTGGGCCAGACCCAAAGCGACGAACGACTCGAAGCCTGCCGCAGCCGGTTCAACTGTTACGACGTGGTAAACATGCAATACACCTCGGGCACGACCGGGTTTCCCAAGGGCGTGATGCTCACCCACCACAACATCACCAACAACGGATACTGCATCGGCCAGTGCATGAAATTTACCGAAAACGACCGCGTGTGCCTGCCCGTGCCGCTCTTCCACTGCTTCGGCATCGTGTTGGGTATCATGGCCATCATTACCAACGGTGCCTGCGCGGTGATGCTCGAACGCTTCGACCCGCTCGTGGTCCTCGCCTCGGTACATAAGGAACGCTGCACGGCTCTCTACGGCGTGCCCACCATGTTCATCGCCGAGTTGAACCACCCGATGTTCAGCATGTTCGACCTCTCATCGCTGCGCACCGGCATCATGGCCGGCTCCCTCTGCCCCGAATGGCTCATGCGCGAAGTGATGGACAAGATGTACATGACCGAAATCACCAGCGTCTACGGCCTTACCGAGACCTCACCCGGCATGACACAGAGCAAGGTCGACGACCCGCTCGAAGTGCGCGCCACCACCGTCGGCAGCCCGTTACCCGAAATCGACGTGAAGGTGATCGACCCCGAAACCCTCGAAGAGTGCCCCGTTGGCGTGCAGGGCGAAATGTGCTGCAAAGGCTACAACATCATGAAAGGCTACTACAAAATGCCCGAAGCCACCGCCGAAATCATCGACAAGAACGGATACCTGCACTCGGGCGACCTCGGCATAAAGACCCCCGAAGGCAACTTCAAAATCACCGGTCGCATCAAAGACATGATAATCCGCGGCGGCGAAAACATCTACCCGCGCGAAATCGAAGAGTTCCTCTACCAGATGTCCCAAATCAAAGACGTGCAGGTTGCCGCCGTTCCCTCCCGCAAATATGGCGAAGAGGTGGGAGCCTTCATCATTCTCAAAGAGGGTGAAACGCTCGAAGAGGCCGACGTGAAAGATTTCTGTAAAGGGAAAATCTCCCGCCACAAGATTCCGAAATATGTATTCTTCATCAAGGAATTCCCGTTGACCGGCAGCGGAAAGATACAGAAATACAAGCTCAAAGACCTGGGTCTCGAACTGCTCCGCCAGCAAGGCATCACCCCGGTATAACAAGCAACCATTCTCCACACCCAAACGATGCGCGAGGCAATAACCTTCGGGGGTTATTGCCTCGCGTGAGACGCACATCGTCACGCCCCCAATTCCAAATACGGCACAACGACGGCTGGAAGACCGTCGTCGTCAACACCAAAATGGCACGCGGCGCCATGGCGCGCCATCTGCTGAAAGAGCGCATCGAGACGCCCGACACGCTTGAAGCCTTCGAGTGGGAAGGGTTCCGGTTCAACCCGCAACGCTCCGACAACCACAACCACATCTACATCTACATCTACACTCACGAATAACCCGACATGACAGAAAAAGAAAAAATGCTGGCCGGTGAAGTCTATTCACCCTTCGACCCCGAACTCACCGCCCTGCACCAAAATGCCCTGCGCATCGCCGAGCGATATAACCGGGAATCGTTTGCCGACTGCCTCACCCGCAACGACACCTTGCGGCAACTTCTCCCCAATACGCACCCTTCGCTCATCGTGCAACCGCCGTTCCTGTGTGACTTCGGCTTCCTCATCGAAGGGGGTGAAAACGGATTCATCAACTACAACTGCACCATACTCGACACTGCCCGGGTAAAGCTCGGCCGCAACATTCTCATCGGCCCCAACGTGCAGATATACTGTCCCATGCACCCGCTCGACTATCGCGAACGGGCCACGGGTGTCGAGCACGGCGAGCCGGTCACCATCGGCGACGACTGCTGGATAGGGGGCGGAACGGTGATATGCCCCGGCGTCACCATCGGCAACCGCTGCATCATCGGCGCCGGAAGCGTCGTCGTGAAAGACATTCCCGACGACTCGGTCGCCGTGGGCAATCCCGCCCGCGTGGTTCGCCGCACTCCGGTCGACGACAAAACGGCCTGACCGCAACGATATTCCGAAATATCTTCGTATCTTTGTATGGAAGAGCCGGCAGCCCGGCGCCGGAAAAGAGAAGAAACCCCGTTTCCACCCTTACCGTCGCTGACCCGCCGTTCGCCACATATTGTGTAAACAACCCTGGCATGAAAGAATTTATACTCACCGAAGAAGTCAACGAACGCGCCGTACTGGTGGGCCTGATTACCCCCACGCAGAACGAGGCCAAAGCCAACGAATACCTCGACGAACTGGCATTTCTCGCCGAGACCGCCGGTGCCGAACCGGTCAAGAAATTCCTGCAACGCATCGACCAGCCCAACTCGGTAACCTTCGTGGGCAGCGGAAAACTGGCCGAGATAAAGACCTTTGTCGACGAAAACGAAATAGGACTCGTCATCTGCGACGACGAGCTCTCACCCAAACAGCTGAAAAACATCGAACAGGCTTTGCAGGTGAAGATTCTCGACCGCACAAGCCTCATTCTCGACATCTTCGCCAAACGCGCCCAAACGGCTCACGCCAAGTCACAAGTGGAACTGGCCCAATACCAATACCTTCTGCCCCGGCTTACCCGACTGTGGACCCACCTCGAACGGCAACGGGGCGGTATCGGCATGCGCGGTCCCGGTGAAACGCAAATCGAGACCGACCGCCGTATCATTCTCGACAAAATCGCCCTGCTCAAACAGGAGTTGAAACACATCGACCGGCAGAAAAGCATTCAGCGCAAAAACCGCGGCAAGATGGTGCGCGTGGCTCTCGTGGGATATACCAACGTGGGAAAATCGACCTTGATGAACCTGTTGAGCAAATCGGAAGTCTTTGCCGAGAACAAACTCTTCGCCACGCTCGACACGACCGTGCGCAAAGTCATCATCGACAACCTGCCGTTCCTGCTCACCGACACGGTGGGATTCATTCGCAAACTGCCCACCCACCTGGTCGAGTCGTTCAAGTCGACCCTCGACGAGGTGCGTGAGGCCGACCTGCTCCTGCACATCGTCGACATCTCCCACCCCGCTTTTGAAGAACAAATCGAAATCGTGAACAAGACCCTTTACGAGGTATGCAACGCCACCGACAAACCGATGATTCTCGTCTTCAACAAAATCGATGCCTACAAACACATCGAAAAGGAACCCGACGACCTGTCACCCCGCACGCGGGAGAATATCCCCCTCGAAGAGCTGAAAGAGACATGGATGTCGCGCATGCACGAGAACTGCATCTTCATCTCGGCCCGCGAACGCAACAACATCGAAGAGTTGAAACAACTCCTCTATCAACGGGTAAAAGAGATACACGTCACCCGCTTCCCCTACAACGACTTTCTTTTTGAGAAATACGACTCTCTCGATGAGAGCGGAAACAGCGACAACTTTTAAACACGTTCAGTCATGGAAAAGCCCCGCTACACCCACGAAATCGAAATCAAGGTTCGCGACTACGAATGCGACATGCAAGGAATCGTCAACAACGCCAATTAC is part of the Candidatus Caccoplasma merdavium genome and harbors:
- a CDS encoding TPM domain-containing protein encodes the protein MNIRIRLFLFLILFTCGMAPAAEYRVETVPNVQISDARRFVSNPDGILGPQAESLINTRLDSLRRRTTAETAVVVVESIGDQDLESFSNELFSRWGIGQKENDNGLLVLFVLDQRKIRFEVGYGLEGILPDALCKRIQTQEMLPAFRQGDYDLGMVQGITRICDIIEAPDHQDEVYAATTREEGDWFVLIEMYLGLSLLFSVVILLMLRTPLQEKKPPVRYRALENQLPTLKIMAVIFPLFNLFTYLFIRRSMHRLRNAERKCENCGHPMHKLNEEEDNQFLTAKENAEEIVRSVDYDVWLCNHCGATEVYAFPNKESHYAECPRCHAHTYALESDRIITPATPFQSGLGEKRYRCRHCHFENVVPYTLPIIITPIIGGGGRGGGFGGGHFGGGFGGGLSGGGGSTSSW
- a CDS encoding AMP-binding protein → MQLFEKTLGEWLEYWAERTPDKEFIVYSDRNLRFTYRQFNKRVNELAKGLLSIGVTTGSHVGIWATNVPDWLTFLFASAKIGAVLVTVNTNYKQHELEYLTDNADLHTLCISSGTFDSDYIDMTYTMLPELRTSQRGNLRSERFPCIKNVIYIGQEKHRGMYNTAELLLLGQTQSDERLEACRSRFNCYDVVNMQYTSGTTGFPKGVMLTHHNITNNGYCIGQCMKFTENDRVCLPVPLFHCFGIVLGIMAIITNGACAVMLERFDPLVVLASVHKERCTALYGVPTMFIAELNHPMFSMFDLSSLRTGIMAGSLCPEWLMREVMDKMYMTEITSVYGLTETSPGMTQSKVDDPLEVRATTVGSPLPEIDVKVIDPETLEECPVGVQGEMCCKGYNIMKGYYKMPEATAEIIDKNGYLHSGDLGIKTPEGNFKITGRIKDMIIRGGENIYPREIEEFLYQMSQIKDVQVAAVPSRKYGEEVGAFIILKEGETLEEADVKDFCKGKISRHKIPKYVFFIKEFPLTGSGKIQKYKLKDLGLELLRQQGITPV
- a CDS encoding sugar O-acetyltransferase, giving the protein MTEKEKMLAGEVYSPFDPELTALHQNALRIAERYNRESFADCLTRNDTLRQLLPNTHPSLIVQPPFLCDFGFLIEGGENGFINYNCTILDTARVKLGRNILIGPNVQIYCPMHPLDYRERATGVEHGEPVTIGDDCWIGGGTVICPGVTIGNRCIIGAGSVVVKDIPDDSVAVGNPARVVRRTPVDDKTA
- the hflX gene encoding GTPase HflX, which gives rise to MKEFILTEEVNERAVLVGLITPTQNEAKANEYLDELAFLAETAGAEPVKKFLQRIDQPNSVTFVGSGKLAEIKTFVDENEIGLVICDDELSPKQLKNIEQALQVKILDRTSLILDIFAKRAQTAHAKSQVELAQYQYLLPRLTRLWTHLERQRGGIGMRGPGETQIETDRRIILDKIALLKQELKHIDRQKSIQRKNRGKMVRVALVGYTNVGKSTLMNLLSKSEVFAENKLFATLDTTVRKVIIDNLPFLLTDTVGFIRKLPTHLVESFKSTLDEVREADLLLHIVDISHPAFEEQIEIVNKTLYEVCNATDKPMILVFNKIDAYKHIEKEPDDLSPRTRENIPLEELKETWMSRMHENCIFISARERNNIEELKQLLYQRVKEIHVTRFPYNDFLFEKYDSLDESGNSDNF
- the yaaA gene encoding peroxide stress protein YaaA, producing MCILHQGIPVDRQRKDTEIQAQRPGSRTAPPARHHPGITSNHSPHPNDARGNNLRGLLPRVRRTSSRPQFQIRHNDGWKTVVVNTKMARGAMARHLLKERIETPDTLEAFEWEGFRFNPQRSDNHNHIYIYIYTHE
- a CDS encoding helix-turn-helix transcriptional regulator — encoded protein: MTSHTTSVGEKIRHFREEEKMSQEELARQAGISQEQLAQIEENTDLPALSILLKIARALGTRLGTFLDDQDDLGPAVSNINSADVSFSTNSTRTPSHMHYHSLAHNKANRHMEPFSIEISPIEKDEHELSSHEGEEFIIVTEGCVEITYGNKNYVLNAGESIYYDSIVPHHVHAHGGRPAKILAVVYVPA